DNA sequence from the Methanolobus sp. ZRKC5 genome:
GGCACAGCGAGCTTTCAATGATGTAAATGTCTCCTTCGTTTATGGCTCCAGTCGGGCATGAATCCTTGCATATTCCACAGGCAATACATTTGTCAGTAATTTTGTATCCGGGTTCAATTGGAGTTTTTCCTCCGAATGCGAATCTTTCACGCTTTGGAGTATTTGTCGAGAGGTCAAAAACTTCACCTACTCCTTTTGGAAGGCAAAATGCTTCCAGAATTTCCCTTGTATCTCCCGGATATATGTGGTTCATGACCGGATTCGCATCAAACATCTTATCTAGGAAACTTCTATCAACAAACTCTATTTTTCCTTTAACTCTTACAGTGACATAATTCTCATCCATGACAACAATGGATATTTCTGGATTAGCTTTTAGTTGCTTGTAGTATGGTTTTCCCCTTGCTGTCAAAAAGTATAGCTTATCGTCTTCATGCAGCATCACATCAACTATCCGAACTTCCGGTATGTTGTTGTTAACAGTTGCAAGCGCTACGGATTTAATGTTTCTCAAAAATTCCAATGGATCATCCATTTCATCACACCATGATCTTTATTGTTAAAATTGAATAGGACAAGTTCTTAACGAAAACTTATCCCTGATATTTGATATTGTTTTCCTTACTGAGCGTAGAAATTACCAGTCGTAATCTCTACTTTCTTCATTCATCAAGATCGAAATGTGGAGTTTGGTGATCCATCACATCTCTTGCAGAGAAAGATCTCCAATATATATACCCTGAAAGAATAGCAATCATAAATTCCACAGACGGTATCACTAACCAGATTCCCATATCTCCAAATATTTTTGGAACTATCAATGCAGCAGGAATTAAAAGAACAAAAGCCCTCAGGGATGTTAGTATCAAAGACGTTCTACGGTCTTCGGTAGACTGGAAATATTTTACCAACGCTATGTTTATCGCTGTAAATATATAGCCGACAGAATAGAGTCTTAATGCAAAGCTTGTCAAGGAAACAAGCTCGGATTCTGCAGATACATTTACGTACAGGCTAACGAGCTGTTCGCTGAATATCGCAATGATAGCGATTGTTGCAATACTAAGTACAGTTGTTGTTTTTAATGAATACTTTACAATATCGTGTATTCTGCTATGTTTCCCATGACCGAAATTGTAACTTATCAGGGGTTGATTTGTTTGGCCGATCCCGACAAAGAACATTGTAGATATCATTGAGACAGCTCCAACTATTGCAAAAGCAGCTACTCCGGTAGTTCCGTAGTATTTAGCTGCCAGAATGTTCATAGTAGCGAAGAAAATTGCTATTGAAATGGTTTCAATGAACAGGGGAATTGCATTGTGAACTATCCTTGATATGATCTGCAAATTGAAATGAGGCAGCACAAAACGCAGATGTCCCTGTTTTCGAAGGAAATGGGTGAATAATACTGCTGCACCTACTAATTGTGACATTCCTGTGGCTAACGCTGCTCCAAAGAGTCCCCAGTGAAGCACAAAGACAAAGAACGCATCAAGCGGTATGTTCAGTATACTTCCGCCAAGAGTGCTGAGTAGTGCAAGCTTTGGGTTTCCGTCATTTCTGATGGCATTTGATAAGGTGATCTGAAGACAGAAGAAGATAATGAAATACAGAATGACTGACAGATATGTCTGTACCATTCCATTTATCTCTTCAGTAGCCCCTATCGCGTAGGATATATCTTCAAGGAAAAACAGTCCTGTTGCTGAAAACAGAACAGCAATTATGGTAGTTGTGGCAAAAACCACAGAAAATATGTTGCTGGCTTCCCTGTATTTTTTCTGGGCCAGCATGATGGAAATAATTATTGATGCACCCAAAGAAAGTGCCAGTATTACTGCATTTGTTCCCATCATCAATGGTATAGATAAATTTACAGCCGCCAGTGCAGTACTTCCCACTCCTCTAGCAACAATGATACCATCAGCCACAAAGTAAGCTGCCATTATTAACATTGAACCTATTGAGGGAATAGCATATTTCCAGAAAATGGTTGATATCTTATCATTTCCAAGATCAATGGTTTTAGTATCCATATTTATCAGTCCTTTTTCAATATTACATTCGGCACTTTGTTGCAGCTTTCCAGTGGGAACTCCTTCCATTTCCTGTCATTTTTATCATAAGCAGCTTCGTAACTGTTCTGTGCCATTTTGAGAAGCAGTGCCTTTATCTGTGTTTTTTCTTTCTCAGTAAATCCTGAGAAAATAATTTGTTCCATTTCCTGATCGATCCTGATAACTTCCGGGATGATTCTCTCTCCGCTTTCCGTGAGATAAATATGTACAGCTCTACGGTCATTTTCATCGGTGATGCGTTCGATAAATCCTTTATCTTCAAGAACCTTGACTGCACGGGCAATACCTCCTTTATCTAAGAGGAGTCTCCAGGCAAGTGTGTCCTGTGTAACACCCTGATTATGTGAAAGTACCATGAGCACGGAGAACTGGCCACCAGAAAGTCCAAGTTCTTTCATTCTGGTGTTAAGCCTCACAAAATTACTGCGATAGGTAATTGAGATTAATGCTCCGATGGGTATATTGTCCATATTTTGCTCCATATAAATTTAGTTGTCCAGTCAACTGTTGACGATGCAACTATGTCTATTTGGTATTTAATGATGTTGATGAGAGTAAGAAATCAGAGATCCATCTCTAAAAAGAAAATAACAAATTTGTGGTGCAGGAGCTTGAACACAATCGCATTGAAGCCAATGAAATAATTGAAAGATATGGTTAGAAGGTTTTTTTAATCGAAACACGAAGGAGATGAGGGAAATGATTCAATATTCGGATTGAATTCAGATAATGAGAAAAAAGCAAAAATGAAGCAAGCAATCAAAATAAAACAATACTTCATCTTGATTTGCTTGATTTCCAGACAATGAATCCATTAAGATACTGAAAAGTAAAATGAGGATTATTCATCCTCATCATAAACAGCATTTTCAAGATGAACAATATCTGTATTTGGTCCCAGAGTAAAATTTTTGCTCTGTCTTAATACTATATTTCCAGCAGGTATAATAATCCCCATAGCAACTCCTGCCAGACCAAAGTATCCAAACGCGCTGGCAAGTGACATACCGTTCCCGAGTAAAGGTTGCATGATTATGGGAGATACAAATTGAGCGAGGAACAATATCGAGGTTAATCCACCAAAGATCCTTCCACGCAGATGCTGGGGTGAAAGCAGACCGATCCAATGGATTAAAGTCGGTTGGATCACGCCGGTTCCTATTCCAGCAAATACAACACCTGCAACAATAGTAGCCATACTACCATTTGCCATTAAGAATAAACCAAGGCCTGTAAACCCAATACCTAAAGCACATCTCATCAGTTCGTCCAGATATTTTGAAATTCGAACCTGACAAAGAGCAGCCACCATACTGGCCATTCCCAAAAGGCCAAGCAAAATACCTCCTATGAGACTGGAAGTAATTCCACTTTCAGTAAAGAGGAATGGTCCTTTTGAAGGTACAGTGAACATAAGTACCATTGCAATGAACATTATAAAATAGACAAATGCTATGGCTCCTATCTTCAATTTACTTTTTGGGTATGTTGTTTCATTTTTACTTACCAGTGTGTGATGTTTTGCAGGTTCCAGCAAGGAAAATGCACCGAACATTATTGGCAAAGCAATCAAATAGATAAAGAATGGATAACGCCAGCTAAATTCAGCAAGTCCTCCACCTCCGGTTTCCAGTATCAAACCACCAAAACCCATGGATGCAGCTTGCATTCCATAAATCTTCTGTCTTTTTGCAGGATCCGCATAATAATCAGTGATCAATGCGGTTGCACAGATCATTATTCCTGCGATCGCTATCCCAAGAACAAACCTTCCCGCAAGAATAGATTCAAGAGAGTCAAAATAAGCTCCTGTAACTCCTGACAGACTGAAAAGGAGAAGGGAAGCTATAAGTAATTTCTTTTTACCGTATTTATCTGCAATGATTCCCATGAACGGGGAACTCAAAGCGATTGCAAGAGAGGGCAAGGTTACCATAAATGACAGGAGGTATTCTGCATTCTCTAAATTGCTGAAATATTGACCCATCTTCGGAAGTGCAGGTGCAACTGCTGCTCCTCCCATAAGAGTGATCATGGAAGCAGCCAGCAGGATAGGTAGTGCTAATTTACTGCTTGAAATAGGGTTTTTATCTATAGCCTGATTTTTCATTATTTTTAATCTCCATTTGGTAGAGGTATAAACTATTGTTGACTAGATTTTTTTAAGTGGAAACTCCTTCCGTTTCTCACCGTCTTTATAAGCAGCTTCATAAGAATTCTGTGCAATTTTGTGGAGTAGTACCTTCGCATGTGTCCTTTCTTCCTCCGTAAATCCTGATAATGTAGTTTCTTCCAGTTCCTGATCAATTTTGAGAACTTTCGGGATGAGCTGTTCCCCGGTTTCCGTGAGATAAATAAGCACAGCTCGACGGTTACTTTCATCGGTGATACGTCTGATAAATCCTTTGTCTTCAAGGATTCTGACTGCCCGGGCAATACTTCCTTTGTCTATGAGAAGCCTCCAGGCAAGTGTGTCCTGTGTAATGCCCTGATCATGTGAAAGCACCATGAGTACGAAGAACTGGCCTGCAGAAAGTCCTATTTCTTTCATTTTGTTATTTATCCACACAAAATGACTACGATATGTTATTGAGATGAATGCTCCGAGGGGAATGTCTTCCATGATTTACTCCTTTATTGTATACTGTTGTGGCAACAACTGTTGTTCTGGCAATAGTGTATAAACTTGTTATTTAAAGATGGCTGTTGCAGAGAAAGTATATTTCTCAATACTCCGTACCTTTGTCTTTCTTTGCTTCGATCTTTTTTTGAAGTTCGACAAAAGCCTGAACAAAAGCTTCAGGTCTTGGCGGGCAGCTCGGAACATAGACATCTACAGGGAATATTTCATCCACATTCTGAACAGTGCTGTAA
Encoded proteins:
- a CDS encoding MarR family transcriptional regulator; its protein translation is MDNIPIGALISITYRSNFVRLNTRMKELGLSGGQFSVLMVLSHNQGVTQDTLAWRLLLDKGGIARAVKVLEDKGFIERITDENDRRAVHIYLTESGERIIPEVIRIDQEMEQIIFSGFTEKEKTQIKALLLKMAQNSYEAAYDKNDRKWKEFPLESCNKVPNVILKKD
- a CDS encoding MarR family transcriptional regulator translates to MEDIPLGAFISITYRSHFVWINNKMKEIGLSAGQFFVLMVLSHDQGITQDTLAWRLLIDKGSIARAVRILEDKGFIRRITDESNRRAVLIYLTETGEQLIPKVLKIDQELEETTLSGFTEEERTHAKVLLHKIAQNSYEAAYKDGEKRKEFPLKKI
- a CDS encoding MFS transporter, producing MKNQAIDKNPISSSKLALPILLAASMITLMGGAAVAPALPKMGQYFSNLENAEYLLSFMVTLPSLAIALSSPFMGIIADKYGKKKLLIASLLLFSLSGVTGAYFDSLESILAGRFVLGIAIAGIMICATALITDYYADPAKRQKIYGMQAASMGFGGLILETGGGGLAEFSWRYPFFIYLIALPIMFGAFSLLEPAKHHTLVSKNETTYPKSKLKIGAIAFVYFIMFIAMVLMFTVPSKGPFLFTESGITSSLIGGILLGLLGMASMVAALCQVRISKYLDELMRCALGIGFTGLGLFLMANGSMATIVAGVVFAGIGTGVIQPTLIHWIGLLSPQHLRGRIFGGLTSILFLAQFVSPIIMQPLLGNGMSLASAFGYFGLAGVAMGIIIPAGNIVLRQSKNFTLGPNTDIVHLENAVYDEDE
- a CDS encoding MATE family efflux transporter — protein: MEGVPTGKLQQSAECNIEKGLINMDTKTIDLGNDKISTIFWKYAIPSIGSMLIMAAYFVADGIIVARGVGSTALAAVNLSIPLMMGTNAVILALSLGASIIISIMLAQKKYREASNIFSVVFATTTIIAVLFSATGLFFLEDISYAIGATEEINGMVQTYLSVILYFIIFFCLQITLSNAIRNDGNPKLALLSTLGGSILNIPLDAFFVFVLHWGLFGAALATGMSQLVGAAVLFTHFLRKQGHLRFVLPHFNLQIISRIVHNAIPLFIETISIAIFFATMNILAAKYYGTTGVAAFAIVGAVSMISTMFFVGIGQTNQPLISYNFGHGKHSRIHDIVKYSLKTTTVLSIATIAIIAIFSEQLVSLYVNVSAESELVSLTSFALRLYSVGYIFTAINIALVKYFQSTEDRRTSLILTSLRAFVLLIPAALIVPKIFGDMGIWLVIPSVEFMIAILSGYIYWRSFSARDVMDHQTPHFDLDE
- a CDS encoding 4Fe-4S binding protein, with product MDDPLEFLRNIKSVALATVNNNIPEVRIVDVMLHEDDKLYFLTARGKPYYKQLKANPEISIVVMDENYVTVRVKGKIEFVDRSFLDKMFDANPVMNHIYPGDTREILEAFCLPKGVGEVFDLSTNTPKRERFAFGGKTPIEPGYKITDKCIACGICKDSCPTGAINEGDIYIIESSLCLECGNCYEKCPNYAIEEPLEF